In Gossypium raimondii isolate GPD5lz chromosome 12, ASM2569854v1, whole genome shotgun sequence, a single window of DNA contains:
- the LOC105762694 gene encoding brefeldin A-inhibited guanine nucleotide-exchange protein 1 isoform X1 translates to MSAPQTLGGPSRCGRVLGPSLDKIVKNAAWRKHSHIVSSCKSALEKLDTLSDSALSDPSSPLLGLSSSDADFVLNPILLALDSNYAKLADPALESLFKLFSLGLVRGEIESNIPNSILYKIVQSVCKVGGIGDESIELAVLHVLLSAVRCPCVLIRGDCLLHVIRTCYNVYLSALNGTNQVCAKSVLAQIVLIVFTRAEEDSMDVSTKTVPVSELLEFTDKNLNEGSSIYYCQKFVSEVVNASEGVPDLKFSQPITGPELQNGESKVSNGEEKDGVEEEETKEGVESSSDGVTSKIREDGFLVFKYLCKLSMKFSSQENPDDEILLRGKTVSLELLKVIMNNGGSIWHTNERFLNAIKQYLCLSLLKNSALSVMSIFQLLCSIFMSLITKYRSGLKAEIGIFFPMLILRVLENILQPSFVQKMTVLNLLEKIVGDPQIIIDIFVNYDCDVDSPNIFERIVNGLLKTALGPPSGSTTTLSAVQDVTFRHESVKCLVGIIKSMGAWMDGQLKIGHSDSPKSFENDTLAESHSTSTAEDGTLADCELHPEMNSELSDAATVEQRRAYKIELLKGVSLFNRKPSKGIEFLINTRKVGNTPEEVASFLKKNTTGLNETMIGDYLGEREEFALKVMHAYVDSFNFKSMDFGEAIRFFLRGFRLPGEAQKIDRIMEKFAERYCKCNPNSFTSADTAYVLAYSVIMLNTDAHNNMVKDKMTKSDFIRNNRGINDGKDLPEEYLGALYDQIVKNEIKMNADSSVPQSKQENSLNKLLGLDGILNLVSWKQTEDKPLGANGLLIRHIQEQFKAKSGKSESVYHVVSDVSILRFMVEVCWGPMLAAFSVTLDQSDDRLATTHCLLGFRHAVHVTAVLGMQTQRDAFVTSVAKFTFLHCAADMKQKNVDAVKAIITIAIEDGNHLQEAWEHILTCLSRIEHLQLLGEGAPTDASFLSVSNTETDEKMAKSAGLQSLKNKGTLQNLAVMAVVRGGSYDSASVGVNNSGLVSPEQINHFIANLNLLEQIGSFELNHVFAHSQRLNSEAIVAFVKALCKVSISELQSPTDPRVFSLTKLVEIAHYNMNRIRLVWSRMWNVLSDFFVSVGLSENLSVAIFVMDSLRQLAMKFLEREELANYNFQNEFLRPFVIIMWKSNSTEIRELIVRCISQMVLSRVRNVKSGWKSVFSVFTAAAADEHKNVVLLAFETMEKIVREYFPYITETEAATFTDCVRCLIKFTNSRFNSDVSLNAIAFLRFCAFKLAEGGLVCTDKSSDDGSSVSTVIKDDSGVQSFTDIDDPGSYWGPLLTGLSKLTSDSRLAIRKSSLEVLFNILNDHGHLFSQTFWLGVFSSVVLPIFDGVCEKRDKALQTEQDSPTAESPHRDAITWDTETSAVALQCLVDLFISFYDVLRPRLSDVVCILTRYLRSSIQGPASTGVAALSHLTGELGSRLSEDEWQEILLALKEAAMSTLPGFKKLLTTMDDIKVPHNSQSYSNTETSSDHGLTNDDLEDDNLQNVAYVVSRTKSHISVQLLILEVVTDMYRTHLQFLSAANINIIVEIFSSISSHALQLNSETTMQKKIQIACSILELSEPPMIHFEKEAYQNYLDFLQYLVKKNLSISKEMNLELLLVAVCEKIMQIYLNCTTVNHNVQQKSGDKVVVVTHWTLPLSSAKKEELAARTPLLVSALRALSGLERDSFRKYISNVFLLLVDLVQSEHSSGEVQRVLSNIFQSCIGTIIMQ, encoded by the exons ATGTCAGCTCCCCAGACGCTCGGCGGTCCTTCCCGGTGCGGCCGCGTCCTCGGCCCATCCCTCGACAAGATCGTCAAAAACGCCGCTTGGCGGAAACACTCTCACATCGTTTCCTCCTGCAAATCCGCCCTCGAAAAGCTTGACACCCTTTCCGACTCCGCCTTATCCGATCCCTCTTCTCCTCTACTCGGCCTTTCCTCTTCCGACGCCGACTTTGTCCTCAATCCCATCCTCCTTGCTCTTGACTCCAATTACGCCAAACTCGCTGATCCCGCCCTCGAATCCCTCTTCAAGTTATTCTCCCTTGGCCTCGTTCGCGGTGAGATTGAGAGCAACATCCCCAATTCCATCCTCTATAAAATTGTCCAAAGTGTGTGCAAAGTTGGTGGCATTGGCGACGAATCGATAGAGCTTGCTGTGCTACATGTTTTACTCTCCGCCGTTCGATGCCCCTGCGTTTTGATCCGTGGTGATTGCTTGCTTCACGTCATTAGAACTTGTTACAATGTATATTTAAGTGCTTTAAATGGAACCAATCAGGTCTGTGCTAAGTCCGTTCTAGCTCAGATTGTGCTTATTGTATTTACCCGAGCAGAAGAAGATTCCATGGACGTTTCTACCAAAACAGTGCCGGTGAGTGAGCTTTTAGAGTTTACTGATAAGAATTTAAATGAAGGGAGTTCAATTTATTATTGTCAGAAATTTGTTAGCGAGGTTGTGAATGCTAGTGAAGGGGTTCCAGATTTGAAGTTTTCGCAGCCGATTACTGGTCCGGAGTTGCAAAATGGTGAGTCTAAGGTGTCGAATGGGGAAGAGAAGGATGGAGTTGAGGAGGAAGAGACGAAGGAAGGGGTCGAATCGAGTTCTGATGGTGTTACTAGTAAAATTAGGGAGGACGGATTtcttgtttttaaatatttgtgcAAGTTATCTATGAAATTTTCGTCACAGGAGAATCCTGACGATGAGATCCTTTTGAGAGGGAAAACAGTGTCTTTGGAACTCCTCAAGGTGATTATGAATAATGGGGGTTCAATTTGGCACACAAATGAGAG GTTTCTTAATGCAATTAAGCAGTATCTCTGCTTATCATTGTTAAAAAACAGTGCTTTGTCAGTGATGTCAATTTTCCAGCTCCTGTGTTCTATTTTTATGAGTTTGATCACAAAGTATAGATCAGGGTTGAAAGCTGAAATTGGAATTTTCTTTCCCATGCTAATCCTCCGAGTTCTAGAGAATATTCTCCAGCCTAGTTTTGTACAGAAAATGACCGTCCTTAACTTGCTGGAAAAGATTGTTGGGGATCCACAGATTATCATTGATATATTTGTGAACTATGACTGCGATGTCGATTCACCAAACATATTTgaaag GATTGTCAATGGCCTTCTGAAAACTGCTTTAGGGCCTCCATCTGGTTCAACCACAACTTTGTCTGCAGTCCAGGATGTTACTTTTCGGCATGAATCAGTGAAGTGTTTAGTTGGCATCATTAAGTCAATGGGAGCTTGGATGGATGGACAGCTGAAGATAGGTCATTCTGACTCACCTAAGAGCTTTGAGAATGACACTTTAGCTGAGAGCCATTCAACCTCAACTGCTGAAGATGGAACTCTTGCTGATTGTGAGTTGCATCCAGAAATGAATTCTGAATTATCAGATGCTGCTACAGTTGAGCAACGCCGAGCTTACAAGATTGAACTCCTG AAAGGCGTCTCATTGTTTAACAGGAAGCCATCCAAAGGCATCGAGTTTCTTATAAACACCAGGAAGGTTGGCAACACTCCAGAGGAAGTGGCATCTTTTCTAAAGAAAAACACTACTGGGCTGAATGAAACCATGATCGGCGATTATTTGGGTGAAAGGGAAGAATTTGCTTTGAAAGTCATGCATGCTTATGtagattctttcaatttcaaatctATGGATTTTGGTGAAGCAATTAGGTTCTTCCTACGTGGCTTTAGGTTGCCAGGCGAGGCACAGAAAATTGACCGCATCATGGAGAAGTTTGCTGAGCGCTATTGTAAATGCAATCCGAACTCATTTACTAGTGCAGATACTGCCTATGTACTGGCATACTCTGTCATAATGCTCAACACTGATGCTCATAATAACATGGTCAAAGATAAG ATGACTAAGTCTGATTTCATCCGAAACAACCGAGGAATAAATGATGGCAAGGATTTACCTGAGGAGTATCTTGGTGCTCTTTATGATCAGAttgtgaaaaatgaaattaagatGAATGCTGATTCTTCTGTTCCTCAAAGCAAGCAAGAAAACAGCTTAAATAAGTTGTTGGGTTTGGATGGTATACTGAATCTGGTTAGTTGGAAGCAAACCGAAGATAAGCCATTGGGTGCAAATGGTCTTCTTATAAGACATATTCAAGAGCAGTTTAAGGCAAAGTCTGGAAAATCAGA GTCTGTTTATCATGTTGTTTCAGATGTATCAATCTTGAGGTTTATGGTGGAGGTCTGCTGGGGACCCATGCTGGCTGCATTTAGTGTCACTCTTGACCAAAGTGATGATAGACTTGCTACCACTCATTGCTTACTGGGCTTTCGACACGCTGTGCATGTAACTGCAGTATTGGGCATGCAGACACAGAGAGATGCTTTTGTCACTTCTGTGGCAAAGTTCACTTTTCTCCATTGCGCTGCAGATATGAAACAAAAGAATGTTGATGCTGTAAAG GCAATAATAACTATCGCCATTGAAGATGGTAACCATCTTCAGGAGGCCTGGGAGCATATATTGACATGCCTGTCCAGAATTGAGCATTTGCAACTGTTGGGAGAAGGTGCCCCAACTGATGCATCTTTTTTATCTGTGTCAAACACTGAAACAGATGAAAAGATGGCAAAATCTGCTGGTCTTCAATCCCTGAAGAACAAAGGAACCCTCCAGAATCTAGCTGTAATGGCAGTTGTCCGAGGAGGTTCTTATGATAGCGCCTCTGTTGGAGTCAATAATTCTGGGTTGGTATCTCCTGAGCAGATTAATCACTTCATTGCAAACTTGAATTTATTGGAGCAGATTGGAAGTTTTGAGTTGAATCATGTGTTCGCACATAGTCAAAGGTTAAACAGTGAAGCAATAGTGGCATTTGTGAAAGCCCTTTGCAAGGTTTCTATATCGGAGTTGCAGTCTCCAACAGATCCCCGTGTTTTTAGCCTCACAAAACTAGTTGAAATTGC GCATTACAATATGAACCGCATCAGATTAGTTTGGAGTCGCATGTGGAATGTTCTCTCTGATTTCTTTGTTTCGGTTGGATTGTCTGAGAATTTATCTGTAGCAATTTTTGTAATGGATTCGTTGCGGCAACTTGCTATGAAATTCTTAGAACGTGAGGAGCTCGCAAATTACAATTTCCAGAATGAATTTTTGAGACCATTTGTGATTATTATGTGGAAAAGCAACTCTACAGAAATAAGGGAATTAATAGTTCGGTGTATTTCTCAGATGGTCCTCAGCCGCGTCAGAAACGTGAAATCAGGATGGAAAAGTGTTTTTTCG GTGTTCACAGCTGCTGCTGCTGATGAGCATAAGAATGTTGTCTTGCTGGCTTTTGAGACAATGGAAAAAATAGTGCGAGAATACTTTCCTTATATAACTGAGACAGAGGCTGCTACATTTACTGATTGTGTTAGATGCCTCATCAAGTTCACAAATAGCAGGTTTAACAGTGATGTTAGCCTTAATGCTATTGCATTTCTGCGGTTCTGTGCCTTTAAACTTGCCGAGGGAGGACTTGTTTGCACTGATAAGAGCTCTGATGATGGTTCATCTGTTTCAACTGTAATTAAGGATGATTCAGGTGTACAAAGTTTCACGGATATTGATGATCCTGGTTCTTATTGGGGCCCTCTGCTAACAG GTTTATCAAAACTAACATCTGACTCGAGATTAGCTATTCGGAAGAGTTCGTTGGAAGTGCTTTTCAACATCCTGAATGATCATGGTCATCTTTTCTCACAGACATTCTGGCTTGGTGTTTTTAGTTCTGTTGTTCTCCCTATATTTGATGGTGTTTGTGAAAAGAGAGACAAGGCTCTACAAACTGAGCAGGATTCACCAACTGCAGAATCTCCTCATCGCGATGCAATTACATGGGACACTGAAACTTCTGCCGTGGCATTACAGTGTTTagtagatttatttattagtttctATGATGTATTGAGGCCCCGGCTATCAGATGTGGTATGCATACTGACAAGATACTTAAGAAGTTCAATACAGGGTCCTGCAAGCACTGGGGTTGCAGCATTGTCTCATTTGACAGGAGAGTTAGGAAGCAGACTTTCAGAAGATGAATGGCAAGAAATATTACTAGCATTAAAAGAAGCAGCCATGTCTACTTTGCCAGGGTTTAAGAAGCTTTTGACAACCATGGATGACATCAAGGTGCCACACAATTCTCAATCCTATTCTAATACTGAAACTAGTTCTGATCATGGATTGACCAATGATGATCTTGAGGATGATAATCTACAAAATGTGGCTTATGTGGTTTCGAGGACGAAGAGTCATATTTCCGTCCAGCTACTCATTTTAGAG GTCGTGACTGATATGTACAGAACACACCTACAATTCTTGTCAGCTGCCAACATAAATATCATTGTTGAGATATTTTCCTCCATTTCATCACATGCTCTGCAACTGAACTCCGAGACAACAATGCAAAAGAAAATACAGATAGCGTGCTCAATCTTGGAGCTCTCAGAACCTCCCATGATTCACTTTGAGAAGGAGGCTTATCAAAATTACCTCGACTTCCTCCAATATTTAGTCAAAAAGAATCTGTCCATTTCCAAGGAGATGAACCTAGAATTACTGCTTGTAGCAGTGTGTgaaaaaataatgcaaatataccTCAACTGTACTACTGTGAACCATAATGTGCAACAGAAATCGGGGGACAAGGTGGTAGTGGTGACTCATTGGACTCTTCCATTAAGTTCAGCCAAGAAGGAAGAATTGGCAGCTAGAACTCCATTACTTGTGTCAGCATTGAGGGCATTGAGTGGGTTGGAAAGAGATTCCTTTAGAAAATACATATCGAATGTCTTTCTTCTGTTGGTAGATCTTGTCCAGAGTGAGCATAGCTCGGGCGAAGTTCAACGGGTTCTGAGCAACATATTCCAGTCATGTATAGGTACAATAATAATGCAATGA
- the LOC105762694 gene encoding brefeldin A-inhibited guanine nucleotide-exchange protein 1 isoform X2 codes for MTAMSIHQTYLKDICRIVNGLLKTALGPPSGSTTTLSAVQDVTFRHESVKCLVGIIKSMGAWMDGQLKIGHSDSPKSFENDTLAESHSTSTAEDGTLADCELHPEMNSELSDAATVEQRRAYKIELLKGVSLFNRKPSKGIEFLINTRKVGNTPEEVASFLKKNTTGLNETMIGDYLGEREEFALKVMHAYVDSFNFKSMDFGEAIRFFLRGFRLPGEAQKIDRIMEKFAERYCKCNPNSFTSADTAYVLAYSVIMLNTDAHNNMVKDKMTKSDFIRNNRGINDGKDLPEEYLGALYDQIVKNEIKMNADSSVPQSKQENSLNKLLGLDGILNLVSWKQTEDKPLGANGLLIRHIQEQFKAKSGKSESVYHVVSDVSILRFMVEVCWGPMLAAFSVTLDQSDDRLATTHCLLGFRHAVHVTAVLGMQTQRDAFVTSVAKFTFLHCAADMKQKNVDAVKAIITIAIEDGNHLQEAWEHILTCLSRIEHLQLLGEGAPTDASFLSVSNTETDEKMAKSAGLQSLKNKGTLQNLAVMAVVRGGSYDSASVGVNNSGLVSPEQINHFIANLNLLEQIGSFELNHVFAHSQRLNSEAIVAFVKALCKVSISELQSPTDPRVFSLTKLVEIAHYNMNRIRLVWSRMWNVLSDFFVSVGLSENLSVAIFVMDSLRQLAMKFLEREELANYNFQNEFLRPFVIIMWKSNSTEIRELIVRCISQMVLSRVRNVKSGWKSVFSVFTAAAADEHKNVVLLAFETMEKIVREYFPYITETEAATFTDCVRCLIKFTNSRFNSDVSLNAIAFLRFCAFKLAEGGLVCTDKSSDDGSSVSTVIKDDSGVQSFTDIDDPGSYWGPLLTGLSKLTSDSRLAIRKSSLEVLFNILNDHGHLFSQTFWLGVFSSVVLPIFDGVCEKRDKALQTEQDSPTAESPHRDAITWDTETSAVALQCLVDLFISFYDVLRPRLSDVVCILTRYLRSSIQGPASTGVAALSHLTGELGSRLSEDEWQEILLALKEAAMSTLPGFKKLLTTMDDIKVPHNSQSYSNTETSSDHGLTNDDLEDDNLQNVAYVVSRTKSHISVQLLILEVVTDMYRTHLQFLSAANINIIVEIFSSISSHALQLNSETTMQKKIQIACSILELSEPPMIHFEKEAYQNYLDFLQYLVKKNLSISKEMNLELLLVAVCEKIMQIYLNCTTVNHNVQQKSGDKVVVVTHWTLPLSSAKKEELAARTPLLVSALRALSGLERDSFRKYISNVFLLLVDLVQSEHSSGEVQRVLSNIFQSCIGTIIMQ; via the exons ATGACTGCGATGTCGATTCACCAAACATATTTgaaag ATATTTGCAGGATTGTCAATGGCCTTCTGAAAACTGCTTTAGGGCCTCCATCTGGTTCAACCACAACTTTGTCTGCAGTCCAGGATGTTACTTTTCGGCATGAATCAGTGAAGTGTTTAGTTGGCATCATTAAGTCAATGGGAGCTTGGATGGATGGACAGCTGAAGATAGGTCATTCTGACTCACCTAAGAGCTTTGAGAATGACACTTTAGCTGAGAGCCATTCAACCTCAACTGCTGAAGATGGAACTCTTGCTGATTGTGAGTTGCATCCAGAAATGAATTCTGAATTATCAGATGCTGCTACAGTTGAGCAACGCCGAGCTTACAAGATTGAACTCCTG AAAGGCGTCTCATTGTTTAACAGGAAGCCATCCAAAGGCATCGAGTTTCTTATAAACACCAGGAAGGTTGGCAACACTCCAGAGGAAGTGGCATCTTTTCTAAAGAAAAACACTACTGGGCTGAATGAAACCATGATCGGCGATTATTTGGGTGAAAGGGAAGAATTTGCTTTGAAAGTCATGCATGCTTATGtagattctttcaatttcaaatctATGGATTTTGGTGAAGCAATTAGGTTCTTCCTACGTGGCTTTAGGTTGCCAGGCGAGGCACAGAAAATTGACCGCATCATGGAGAAGTTTGCTGAGCGCTATTGTAAATGCAATCCGAACTCATTTACTAGTGCAGATACTGCCTATGTACTGGCATACTCTGTCATAATGCTCAACACTGATGCTCATAATAACATGGTCAAAGATAAG ATGACTAAGTCTGATTTCATCCGAAACAACCGAGGAATAAATGATGGCAAGGATTTACCTGAGGAGTATCTTGGTGCTCTTTATGATCAGAttgtgaaaaatgaaattaagatGAATGCTGATTCTTCTGTTCCTCAAAGCAAGCAAGAAAACAGCTTAAATAAGTTGTTGGGTTTGGATGGTATACTGAATCTGGTTAGTTGGAAGCAAACCGAAGATAAGCCATTGGGTGCAAATGGTCTTCTTATAAGACATATTCAAGAGCAGTTTAAGGCAAAGTCTGGAAAATCAGA GTCTGTTTATCATGTTGTTTCAGATGTATCAATCTTGAGGTTTATGGTGGAGGTCTGCTGGGGACCCATGCTGGCTGCATTTAGTGTCACTCTTGACCAAAGTGATGATAGACTTGCTACCACTCATTGCTTACTGGGCTTTCGACACGCTGTGCATGTAACTGCAGTATTGGGCATGCAGACACAGAGAGATGCTTTTGTCACTTCTGTGGCAAAGTTCACTTTTCTCCATTGCGCTGCAGATATGAAACAAAAGAATGTTGATGCTGTAAAG GCAATAATAACTATCGCCATTGAAGATGGTAACCATCTTCAGGAGGCCTGGGAGCATATATTGACATGCCTGTCCAGAATTGAGCATTTGCAACTGTTGGGAGAAGGTGCCCCAACTGATGCATCTTTTTTATCTGTGTCAAACACTGAAACAGATGAAAAGATGGCAAAATCTGCTGGTCTTCAATCCCTGAAGAACAAAGGAACCCTCCAGAATCTAGCTGTAATGGCAGTTGTCCGAGGAGGTTCTTATGATAGCGCCTCTGTTGGAGTCAATAATTCTGGGTTGGTATCTCCTGAGCAGATTAATCACTTCATTGCAAACTTGAATTTATTGGAGCAGATTGGAAGTTTTGAGTTGAATCATGTGTTCGCACATAGTCAAAGGTTAAACAGTGAAGCAATAGTGGCATTTGTGAAAGCCCTTTGCAAGGTTTCTATATCGGAGTTGCAGTCTCCAACAGATCCCCGTGTTTTTAGCCTCACAAAACTAGTTGAAATTGC GCATTACAATATGAACCGCATCAGATTAGTTTGGAGTCGCATGTGGAATGTTCTCTCTGATTTCTTTGTTTCGGTTGGATTGTCTGAGAATTTATCTGTAGCAATTTTTGTAATGGATTCGTTGCGGCAACTTGCTATGAAATTCTTAGAACGTGAGGAGCTCGCAAATTACAATTTCCAGAATGAATTTTTGAGACCATTTGTGATTATTATGTGGAAAAGCAACTCTACAGAAATAAGGGAATTAATAGTTCGGTGTATTTCTCAGATGGTCCTCAGCCGCGTCAGAAACGTGAAATCAGGATGGAAAAGTGTTTTTTCG GTGTTCACAGCTGCTGCTGCTGATGAGCATAAGAATGTTGTCTTGCTGGCTTTTGAGACAATGGAAAAAATAGTGCGAGAATACTTTCCTTATATAACTGAGACAGAGGCTGCTACATTTACTGATTGTGTTAGATGCCTCATCAAGTTCACAAATAGCAGGTTTAACAGTGATGTTAGCCTTAATGCTATTGCATTTCTGCGGTTCTGTGCCTTTAAACTTGCCGAGGGAGGACTTGTTTGCACTGATAAGAGCTCTGATGATGGTTCATCTGTTTCAACTGTAATTAAGGATGATTCAGGTGTACAAAGTTTCACGGATATTGATGATCCTGGTTCTTATTGGGGCCCTCTGCTAACAG GTTTATCAAAACTAACATCTGACTCGAGATTAGCTATTCGGAAGAGTTCGTTGGAAGTGCTTTTCAACATCCTGAATGATCATGGTCATCTTTTCTCACAGACATTCTGGCTTGGTGTTTTTAGTTCTGTTGTTCTCCCTATATTTGATGGTGTTTGTGAAAAGAGAGACAAGGCTCTACAAACTGAGCAGGATTCACCAACTGCAGAATCTCCTCATCGCGATGCAATTACATGGGACACTGAAACTTCTGCCGTGGCATTACAGTGTTTagtagatttatttattagtttctATGATGTATTGAGGCCCCGGCTATCAGATGTGGTATGCATACTGACAAGATACTTAAGAAGTTCAATACAGGGTCCTGCAAGCACTGGGGTTGCAGCATTGTCTCATTTGACAGGAGAGTTAGGAAGCAGACTTTCAGAAGATGAATGGCAAGAAATATTACTAGCATTAAAAGAAGCAGCCATGTCTACTTTGCCAGGGTTTAAGAAGCTTTTGACAACCATGGATGACATCAAGGTGCCACACAATTCTCAATCCTATTCTAATACTGAAACTAGTTCTGATCATGGATTGACCAATGATGATCTTGAGGATGATAATCTACAAAATGTGGCTTATGTGGTTTCGAGGACGAAGAGTCATATTTCCGTCCAGCTACTCATTTTAGAG GTCGTGACTGATATGTACAGAACACACCTACAATTCTTGTCAGCTGCCAACATAAATATCATTGTTGAGATATTTTCCTCCATTTCATCACATGCTCTGCAACTGAACTCCGAGACAACAATGCAAAAGAAAATACAGATAGCGTGCTCAATCTTGGAGCTCTCAGAACCTCCCATGATTCACTTTGAGAAGGAGGCTTATCAAAATTACCTCGACTTCCTCCAATATTTAGTCAAAAAGAATCTGTCCATTTCCAAGGAGATGAACCTAGAATTACTGCTTGTAGCAGTGTGTgaaaaaataatgcaaatataccTCAACTGTACTACTGTGAACCATAATGTGCAACAGAAATCGGGGGACAAGGTGGTAGTGGTGACTCATTGGACTCTTCCATTAAGTTCAGCCAAGAAGGAAGAATTGGCAGCTAGAACTCCATTACTTGTGTCAGCATTGAGGGCATTGAGTGGGTTGGAAAGAGATTCCTTTAGAAAATACATATCGAATGTCTTTCTTCTGTTGGTAGATCTTGTCCAGAGTGAGCATAGCTCGGGCGAAGTTCAACGGGTTCTGAGCAACATATTCCAGTCATGTATAGGTACAATAATAATGCAATGA
- the LOC105762695 gene encoding expansin-A20 — MGALQLHVFYLILLPTITSQVISKQGEWKSATATYTKQADASIITEGACGYGDLHKASYGKYSAGLSTMLFNKGSTCGACFEVRCVDHILWCLQGSPSVILTATDFCPPNYGLSSDYGGWCNFPKEHFEMSEAAFVEIAEKKAEIVPVQYKRVKCERRGGMRFSMSGSAHFFQVLITNVGLDGEVVGVKVKGSKTGWLPMARNWGQNWHSNINLVGQPLSFEVTASTGRTVASYSVAPANWQFGQTFEGKQFNTRKLVKVGGWSKLYHTIHRLVSV; from the exons ATGGGTGCCCTTCAACTTCATGTTTTCTATTTGATTCTACTGCCAACAATAACTTCCCAAGTCATTTCCAAGCAGGGAGAATGGAAATCAGCTACTGCAACATATACCAAACAAGCAGATGCATCAATCATCACAG AAGGAGCTTGTGGTTATGGGGATCTTCATAAGGCCAGCTATGGGAAATACAGTGCAGGACTTAGTACCATGTTGTTCAACAAAGGGAGTACATGTGGAGCTTGCTTTGAGGTCAGATGTGTTGACCATATCTTATGGTGTCTCCAAGGGAGTCCCTCAGTCATCCTCACTGCTACAGATTTTTGTCCACCAAATTACGGGCTTTCTTCAGATTATGGTGGGTGGTGTAATTTCCCCAAGGAACACTTTGAGATGTCTGAGGCTGCATTTGTTGAAATTGCAGAAAAAAAAGCAGAAATTGTACCTGTTCAGTATAAGag GGTGAAGTGTGAAAGAAGGGGAGGGATGAGATTTAGCATGAGTGGGAGTGCTCATTTCTTTCAGGTCTTGATTACCAATGTGGGATTGGATGGTGAAGTTGTGGGAGTGAAAGTGAAGGGCTCCAAAACAGGGTGGCTGCCAATGGCAAGGAACTGGGGACAAAACTGGCACTCCAACATTAATCTTGTGGGACAGCCACTTTCTTTTGAGGTAACAGCGAGTACCGGAAGGACGGTTGCGTCTTACAGTGTTGCACCAGCGAATTGGCAGTTCGGTCAGACGTTTGAAGGGAAACAGTTCAA TACTCGGAAACTCGTAAAGGTTGGAGGCTGGTCGAAgctttatcacactatccatcggctcgtTTCGGTATAA